A portion of the Bubalus kerabau isolate K-KA32 ecotype Philippines breed swamp buffalo chromosome 1, PCC_UOA_SB_1v2, whole genome shotgun sequence genome contains these proteins:
- the LOC129642244 gene encoding seminal plasma acrosin inhibitor A1-like isoform X2 has protein sequence MEAALACHTGEDCSRLGKMSFFSSWIKAILIVGLAFPLYCETSFASSRKMREMREAPECSIYIRQLHFCSREMDPVCATNGKTYSNKCVFCSEKIEDGRFDFSHWGRC, from the exons ATGGAGGCAGCCCTGGCATGTCACACTGGAGAAGACTGCTCCAG ACTTGGTAAAATGTCTTTCTTCTCATCATGGATCAAAGCTATTTTAATCGTTGGCTTGGcatttcctctttattgtg AAACTTCTTTTGCATCTTCAAGAAAAATGCGTGAAATGCGTGAAGCT CCAGAGTGTAGTATATATATTCGTCAATTACATTTTTGTAGCAGAGAAATGGATCCAGTCTGTGCAACAAATGGCAAAACGTACTCCAATAAATGTGTTTTCTGCAGTGAAAAAAT aGAAGATGGAAGATTTGATTTTAGTCATTGGGGTCGTTGCTGA
- the LOC129642244 gene encoding sperm-associated acrosin inhibitor-like isoform X3: MSFFSSWIKAILIVGLAFPLYCETSFASSRKMREMREAPECSIYIRQLHFCSREMDPVCATNGKTYSNKCVFCSEKIEDGRFDFSHWGRC; the protein is encoded by the exons ATGTCTTTCTTCTCATCATGGATCAAAGCTATTTTAATCGTTGGCTTGGcatttcctctttattgtg AAACTTCTTTTGCATCTTCAAGAAAAATGCGTGAAATGCGTGAAGCT CCAGAGTGTAGTATATATATTCGTCAATTACATTTTTGTAGCAGAGAAATGGATCCAGTCTGTGCAACAAATGGCAAAACGTACTCCAATAAATGTGTTTTCTGCAGTGAAAAAAT aGAAGATGGAAGATTTGATTTTAGTCATTGGGGTCGTTGCTGA
- the LOC129642244 gene encoding sperm-associated acrosin inhibitor-like isoform X1, with the protein MGNLFLCRCVMSIPMHFFYRLGKMSFFSSWIKAILIVGLAFPLYCETSFASSRKMREMREAPECSIYIRQLHFCSREMDPVCATNGKTYSNKCVFCSEKIEDGRFDFSHWGRC; encoded by the exons ATGGGCAATTTGTTCCTGTGCCGGTGTGTTATGAGCATTCCTATGCATTTCTTCTACAGACTTGGTAAAATGTCTTTCTTCTCATCATGGATCAAAGCTATTTTAATCGTTGGCTTGGcatttcctctttattgtg AAACTTCTTTTGCATCTTCAAGAAAAATGCGTGAAATGCGTGAAGCT CCAGAGTGTAGTATATATATTCGTCAATTACATTTTTGTAGCAGAGAAATGGATCCAGTCTGTGCAACAAATGGCAAAACGTACTCCAATAAATGTGTTTTCTGCAGTGAAAAAAT aGAAGATGGAAGATTTGATTTTAGTCATTGGGGTCGTTGCTGA